Proteins encoded by one window of Arabidopsis thaliana chromosome 2, partial sequence:
- a CDS encoding ATP-dependent caseinolytic (Clp) protease/crotonase family protein (ATP-dependent caseinolytic (Clp) protease/crotonase family protein; FUNCTIONS IN: catalytic activity; INVOLVED IN: metabolic process; EXPRESSED IN: petal, leaf whorl, sepal, flower, pedicel; EXPRESSED DURING: 4 anthesis, petal differentiation and expansion stage; CONTAINS InterPro DOMAIN/s: Crotonase, core (InterPro:IPR001753); BEST Arabidopsis thaliana protein match is: beta-hydroxyisobutyryl-CoA hydrolase 1 (TAIR:AT5G65940.1); Has 32067 Blast hits to 32054 proteins in 2254 species: Archae - 421; Bacteria - 21939; Metazoa - 1258; Fungi - 833; Plants - 620; Viruses - 0; Other Eukaryotes - 6996 (source: NCBI BLink).), which translates to MASHSQVLVEEKSSVRILTFNRPKQLNALSFHMVSRLLQLFLAYEEDPSVKLVVLKGQGRAFSAGGDIPPIVRDILQGKLIRGAHYFKVGYTLNYVLSTYRKPQVSILNGIVMGGGAGLSTNGRFRIATENTVFAMPETALGLFPDVGASYFLSRLPGFFGEYVGLTGARLDGAEMLACGLATHFVPSISLTALEAELYKVGSSNQTFISTILDAYAEYPHLNQHSSYHRLDVIDRCFSKRTVEEIFSALEREVTQKPNDWLLATIQALEKASPSCLKISLRSIREGRLQGVGQCLIREYRMVCHVMKGDISKDFVEGCRAVLIDKDRNPKWQPRRLEDVTDSMVDQYFERVEDEEGWEDLKFPPRNNLPALAIAAKL; encoded by the exons GTCTCTCGGTTGTTGCAACTGTTCCTTGCATATGAAGAAGACCCTAGTGTGAAACTTGTCGTCCTAAAG GGTCAGGGAAGAGCCTTTTCTGCTGGTGGGGACATTCCACCTATTGTTCGTGATATCCTACAAG GCAAACTGATACGCGGTGCCCATTACTTCAAAGTTGGATACACGCTCAACTATGTTTTGTCCACGTATAGAAAACCTCAG gtttcaattttgaatGGTATTGTCATGGGAGGTGGAGCTGGTCTCTCTACCAATGGTCGATTTCGTATTGCAACTGAGAACACG GTTTTCGCAATGCCTGAGACAGCTCTAGGGCTCTTTCCAGATGTAGGGGCCTCTTACTTCTTGTCAAGACTCCCTGGATTTTTTG GAGAGTATGTTGGCCTTACAGGAGCTAGGTTAGATGGCGCCGAAATGCTTGCATGTGGTCTTGCAACTCATTTTGTGCCTTCAATA AGTTTGACTGCATTAGAAGCAGAGCTTTACAAAGTTGGTTCAAGTAATCAAACCTTTATCTCAACAATTCTCGATGCATACGCTGAGTATCCGCACCTGAACCAGCATAGTTCTTACCACAG GTTAGATGTTATTGATAGGTGCTTCTCGAAAAGAACAGTGGAGGAAATTTTCTCTGCACTT GAGAGAGAGGtcacacaaaaaccaaacgaTTGGCTCTTAGCTACCATTCAAGCATTGGAGAAGGCTTCACCATCATGCCTTAAAATCTCGCTAAGATCG ATAAGAGAAGGAAGATTGCAAGGGGTGGGGCAGTGTCTTATCCGTGAGTATAGAATGGTGTGTCATGTGATGAAGGGAGACATAAGCAAAGACTTTGTGGAG GGGTGCAGAGCAGTATTGATAGACAAAGATAGGAATCCAAAG TGGCAGCCAAGGCGACTCGAGGACGTGACGGATAGCATGGTAGATCAGTACTTTGAGAGAGTGGAGGATGAGGAGGGATGGGAGGATCTTAAGTTTCCGCCAAGGAACAACTTGCCTGCTTTAGCAATCGCAGCAAAGCTTTGA
- a CDS encoding ATP-dependent caseinolytic (Clp) protease/crotonase family protein, with amino-acid sequence MASHSQVLVEEKSSVRILTFNRPKQLNALSFHMVSRLLQLFLAYEEDPSVKLVVLKGQGRAFSAGGDIPPIVRDILQGKLIRGAHYFKVGYTLNYVLSTYRKPQVSILNGIVMGGGAGLSTNGRFRIATENTVFAMPETALGLFPDVGASYFLSRLPGFFGEYVGLTGARLDGAEMLACGLATHFVPSISLTALEAELYKVGSSNQTFISTILDAYAEYPHLNQHSSYHRLDVIDRCFSKRTVEEIFSALEREVTQKPNDWLLATIQALEKASPSCLKISLRSIREGRLQGVGQCLIREYRMVCHVMKGDISKDFVEVLSAFPIVSTS; translated from the exons GTCTCTCGGTTGTTGCAACTGTTCCTTGCATATGAAGAAGACCCTAGTGTGAAACTTGTCGTCCTAAAG GGTCAGGGAAGAGCCTTTTCTGCTGGTGGGGACATTCCACCTATTGTTCGTGATATCCTACAAG GCAAACTGATACGCGGTGCCCATTACTTCAAAGTTGGATACACGCTCAACTATGTTTTGTCCACGTATAGAAAACCTCAG gtttcaattttgaatGGTATTGTCATGGGAGGTGGAGCTGGTCTCTCTACCAATGGTCGATTTCGTATTGCAACTGAGAACACG GTTTTCGCAATGCCTGAGACAGCTCTAGGGCTCTTTCCAGATGTAGGGGCCTCTTACTTCTTGTCAAGACTCCCTGGATTTTTTG GAGAGTATGTTGGCCTTACAGGAGCTAGGTTAGATGGCGCCGAAATGCTTGCATGTGGTCTTGCAACTCATTTTGTGCCTTCAATA AGTTTGACTGCATTAGAAGCAGAGCTTTACAAAGTTGGTTCAAGTAATCAAACCTTTATCTCAACAATTCTCGATGCATACGCTGAGTATCCGCACCTGAACCAGCATAGTTCTTACCACAG GTTAGATGTTATTGATAGGTGCTTCTCGAAAAGAACAGTGGAGGAAATTTTCTCTGCACTT GAGAGAGAGGtcacacaaaaaccaaacgaTTGGCTCTTAGCTACCATTCAAGCATTGGAGAAGGCTTCACCATCATGCCTTAAAATCTCGCTAAGATCG ATAAGAGAAGGAAGATTGCAAGGGGTGGGGCAGTGTCTTATCCGTGAGTATAGAATGGTGTGTCATGTGATGAAGGGAGACATAAGCAAAGACTTTGTGGAGGTTTTGTCAGCTTTTCCGATTGTATCTACATCCTGA